The proteins below come from a single Gimesia alba genomic window:
- a CDS encoding efflux RND transporter periplasmic adaptor subunit, translating to MTTSSTEEPAKNPVNTVAPPPPDAKSGCWWLRKLLPAALFLSVGLFLIVLLGVAQRLGWIQAGLSTPAGTAQSGKQQIYTCPMHPQIRQPKPGRCPICGMALVPAAKSGANIDQMAINIDPAQRRLANIQTAEAKLESVSTTIETIGSIEIDESRQATIAAYINGRIEKLFADYTGVEVDKGDHLAIVYSPELYSAQVELLEARNALKKMTSGALSVVREVQEKLVENSRQKLVELGMTDAQINHLLSTGKAESRLTIYAPIGGTVTEKLAEEGKYIKAGEPIYRIANLTTVWLVLELYPEDASRIRFGQRVDAELQSLPGKTLKGRVVFIDPTVNPNRRTVGVRVEFKNEDGQLRPGDYAKAQIKVPIGPQGNVYDAELAGKWISPMHPQVIRDQPGDCPICGMKLVPTSRFGYTDQPVPQKKALTVPRSAILMAGDHSVVYVETKPGRFELRNVTLGSLLGDTAVILEGVNPGEKVATAGNFLIDSQMQLSGKPSLIDPLRFTPAKKTKKNIPLQFDSFKIDEITGQPGQLLDKLYSTYFAIQKQFAADQKITEQQARTLNTLATQLAQDSQLSQPIKDELQQIANNSEHLHHLSLEEARKKFKPISHAVVKLATQVRGGESKPAFHHFFCPMVPEGGGDWLQSDNKLLNPYFGRKMLHCGELVPTFETAAKQPAPPGQSQQKQKHLSPSRPKGE from the coding sequence ATGACAACATCTTCCACAGAAGAACCGGCAAAAAATCCTGTGAATACCGTAGCACCTCCGCCTCCCGATGCAAAATCTGGTTGCTGGTGGCTGAGAAAATTGCTGCCGGCAGCGCTGTTTCTTTCGGTCGGGCTTTTTCTGATCGTGTTGCTGGGGGTCGCACAGCGTCTGGGCTGGATTCAGGCTGGTCTTTCCACTCCGGCAGGCACGGCTCAAAGCGGGAAACAGCAGATCTATACCTGCCCGATGCATCCGCAGATCCGCCAGCCCAAACCGGGCCGCTGTCCGATCTGTGGAATGGCGCTGGTGCCGGCCGCGAAGTCCGGTGCCAACATCGATCAGATGGCCATCAATATCGATCCGGCGCAGCGCAGGTTAGCGAACATCCAGACCGCTGAAGCAAAGCTGGAGTCCGTCAGCACCACAATTGAAACGATCGGTTCGATAGAAATCGATGAAAGCCGTCAGGCCACCATTGCCGCCTATATCAACGGGCGCATCGAAAAACTGTTTGCCGACTATACAGGAGTGGAAGTCGACAAAGGAGATCATCTGGCGATCGTCTACAGCCCCGAACTTTATTCTGCCCAGGTGGAACTGTTGGAGGCGAGGAATGCGCTCAAGAAAATGACCTCAGGTGCCCTGTCCGTCGTGCGCGAAGTGCAGGAGAAACTGGTGGAGAACTCGCGACAGAAACTCGTCGAACTAGGCATGACAGACGCTCAGATCAATCATCTGTTATCAACAGGCAAGGCCGAGTCGCGACTGACGATCTACGCTCCTATTGGCGGAACCGTGACCGAAAAACTCGCAGAGGAAGGAAAATATATCAAAGCCGGAGAGCCCATTTACCGCATTGCGAATCTGACTACCGTCTGGCTCGTGCTCGAACTCTATCCTGAAGATGCCTCTCGGATTCGTTTTGGTCAGCGGGTTGATGCCGAATTGCAGTCTCTACCGGGAAAAACTCTAAAAGGACGCGTGGTGTTTATCGATCCAACGGTGAATCCCAACCGCAGAACCGTTGGCGTGCGCGTGGAGTTCAAAAATGAAGACGGACAACTCAGACCCGGCGATTATGCGAAAGCGCAAATCAAAGTTCCCATTGGCCCGCAAGGGAACGTTTACGATGCCGAGCTTGCTGGGAAATGGATCAGCCCCATGCATCCTCAGGTCATCCGCGATCAGCCCGGCGACTGTCCAATTTGTGGTATGAAACTCGTACCCACGTCGCGGTTCGGCTATACCGACCAACCGGTACCCCAGAAGAAAGCACTTACCGTGCCTCGTTCCGCGATCCTGATGGCCGGCGACCACAGTGTTGTCTATGTCGAAACCAAACCGGGGCGTTTTGAACTCAGAAATGTGACGCTCGGATCGTTGCTCGGGGATACTGCCGTGATTCTTGAGGGGGTGAATCCGGGTGAGAAAGTCGCCACGGCCGGCAACTTCCTGATTGATTCACAAATGCAGCTTTCAGGCAAACCGAGTCTGATTGATCCGCTCCGATTTACTCCCGCGAAAAAAACGAAGAAAAATATTCCACTTCAGTTTGATTCATTCAAGATTGATGAAATCACCGGACAGCCCGGTCAACTGCTCGATAAACTCTACTCGACTTACTTTGCGATTCAGAAGCAGTTTGCCGCCGATCAAAAAATTACAGAGCAGCAGGCCAGAACACTCAACACACTGGCTACACAACTGGCACAGGATTCCCAGCTTAGTCAGCCAATCAAAGATGAGTTGCAGCAGATCGCCAATAATTCAGAGCATCTGCATCATCTTTCGCTGGAAGAGGCACGCAAAAAATTTAAGCCAATCAGTCATGCGGTGGTTAAGCTGGCCACTCAGGTGCGAGGAGGTGAGTCAAAACCGGCGTTCCATCATTTCTTCTGTCCCATGGTTCCAGAGGGAGGTGGAGACTGGCTGCAATCCGATAATAAACTGCTCAACCCTTACTTCGGCCGTAAAATGCTGCACTGCGGCGAACTCGTGCCAACCTTTGAAACAGCGGCAAAACAACCAGCACCTCCCGGACAGTCGCAGCAAAAACAGAAGCACTTATCACCTTCAAGGCCCAAGGGAGAATAA
- a CDS encoding TolC family protein produces the protein MKDHPSVKVRGFGLALSTAFIMGCATHTANVQEASTAKVALAPTPDESTLQETNSEPLDSDTQIVQTGAEATAQELTDGTQSDLVMQHPPLSRTLGELEMLAVDQNPRLVKLYQEYNAASARSHYVNKLPDPKLGANVFGDPIQTASGSQRAVLNASQAIPWLGKLNAQEQRACFEAFAVRADYLSERLRVIAAVRTGWYRLYVIDQQIATATANQELLKSLIDVANAQVATGTATQGDVLLGTLELSKLEERLLTYRKLRVALQAEVNRLVARDADLAVLPPEELEIKFPEISAPQVYQSALDSQPEIQAAQLRTQATRWGIEVARLSRRPELTLSANYFFTDNNRPPSNLYKVGQDPWSLGAQVSIPLWKDKYDALENEATWKHLASNYSEQDLLDRYDALITELLAEARRAEETAVLYKETILPQARQTLRADQESYSRGSVEFDRVIRDYRNLLTLELGYHQAIGELAISLTQLSRVAGQDFSLSEVPVVPALPGEN, from the coding sequence ATGAAGGATCATCCCTCAGTTAAAGTGCGCGGATTTGGCCTGGCGCTTTCTACCGCTTTTATCATGGGATGTGCGACGCATACTGCCAATGTCCAGGAGGCATCGACGGCCAAAGTTGCGCTCGCACCAACGCCGGATGAATCTACTCTACAAGAAACGAACTCCGAACCTTTGGATTCTGATACGCAGATCGTACAGACCGGTGCGGAAGCAACTGCCCAGGAATTGACCGACGGAACGCAGTCTGATCTGGTGATGCAACATCCGCCGCTCTCTCGGACGCTGGGCGAACTCGAGATGCTGGCCGTCGACCAGAATCCCCGTCTGGTGAAACTCTATCAGGAATACAATGCTGCTTCGGCGCGTTCACACTATGTCAACAAACTCCCAGATCCTAAACTGGGCGCGAATGTGTTCGGAGATCCGATTCAAACCGCATCTGGCTCGCAGCGGGCTGTTCTGAATGCCAGTCAGGCGATTCCCTGGCTTGGTAAACTGAATGCGCAGGAGCAGCGTGCCTGCTTTGAAGCCTTCGCTGTCCGAGCCGACTATCTGTCGGAGCGTCTGCGCGTGATCGCCGCTGTTCGTACCGGCTGGTATCGTCTGTACGTGATCGATCAACAGATTGCGACAGCGACCGCCAATCAGGAATTGTTGAAGTCCTTGATTGACGTCGCCAATGCCCAGGTTGCTACTGGCACTGCCACTCAGGGAGACGTCCTGCTCGGTACTCTGGAGCTCAGCAAACTCGAAGAGCGGTTGCTCACGTATCGCAAGTTACGAGTCGCTTTGCAGGCGGAAGTAAATCGGCTGGTCGCCCGCGATGCGGATCTGGCCGTGTTGCCTCCGGAAGAACTGGAAATTAAATTTCCAGAGATATCAGCTCCACAGGTTTATCAGAGCGCTTTGGACTCACAGCCTGAAATTCAGGCGGCTCAGCTTCGCACGCAAGCCACACGGTGGGGTATTGAAGTGGCCCGTTTGAGTCGACGGCCCGAACTGACTCTCTCGGCCAATTACTTTTTTACGGATAATAATCGTCCTCCCTCAAATCTGTATAAAGTGGGGCAGGACCCCTGGTCTCTTGGGGCTCAGGTCAGTATTCCACTTTGGAAAGATAAATACGATGCCCTCGAAAATGAAGCGACTTGGAAACATCTCGCTTCAAACTACTCGGAACAGGATCTCCTCGATCGCTATGATGCCCTGATTACCGAACTACTGGCCGAAGCCCGCCGTGCCGAAGAAACCGCAGTGCTCTATAAAGAAACGATTCTGCCACAGGCACGTCAGACATTAAGAGCCGACCAGGAATCGTATTCCCGCGGATCTGTCGAATTTGATCGCGTTATTCGCGATTATCGCAATCTGTTGACACTGGAACTGGGTTATCATCAGGCCATTGGCGAACTCGCAATTTCTCTGACACAGCTTAGTCGCGTCGCCGGCCAAGACTTTTCTTTATCTGAAGTACCTGTTGTTCCTGCATTACCCGGTGAGAACTGA